From the genome of Agromyces badenianii:
CAACTGCGCAGGCGGCAGCGCGGCGAGCATCGCCTGGCCGGTCGCGGTGAGGTGGGCGGGCAGGCGCACGCCGACGTCGGTGACGAGCGATGGCCGCCGCGGCGCGCGCTCCTCGACGAGGTAGAGCACGTCGCGCCCGTGCAGCACGGCGAGGTGCCCGCTCTCGCCCAGACGATCGACGAGGGCGGCGACGAGGGGCCGGCCGAGACGGGCGAGCGGCTGCTGGCGCGAGAAGCCGCTCGACAGCTCGAACGCGGCGATGCCGAGCCCGTAGCGGCGCTCCTCGGGCAGGTGCACGACGAAGCCACGCTCCTGCATGACGGCGAGCAGGTGGTAGACCGTCGAGCGCGGGAGGCCGAGCGCGTGGGCGATCGTCACGGCGGGCACCGGCCCGCGCTGCGCCGCGAGGTGGGCGAGGATCGCGAGCGTCTGATCGGCCGCGGGAACCTTCGACACCCCGCGGTCGACTGCGCGCGCTTCGTCGCGCTGCTTGCTCGATTCCGACACGTTGGGTCCTCTCGACGAGATGGCTCGGCTTCAGCCTACGCCCTCGTCTGGGATACCGGACGGCTGCTGTTCTGGTCGTGTTCCCGCGCGCGCGAGGGCGGTGTGGAATCGGAGGCATGAGCATCGCTCCCGATTCCGTACCCGCCCGCGCCGCGGCATCCGTCACCGTCGGCACCGGCCCGCTCGGCATCGACGAGGTCGTCGCGGTCGCGCGCGGCCGGGCGACCGTCGTGCTCGACCCGGCCGCACTCGACGGCGTCGCGGCGAGCCGCGCGGTCATCGAGGGCCTCGCCGCCGACCCCGAACCGCACTACGGCATCTCGACCGGCTTCGGCGCGCTCGCGACGACCTTCATCGCCGAAGACCGCCGCGCCCAGCTGCAGGCGAGCCTCGTGCGCTCGCACGCCGCCGGATCGGGCGCCGAGGTCGAGACCGAGGTCGTGCGCGCGCTCATGCTGCTGCGCCTCTCGACGCTCATGACCGGCCGCACGGGCGTGCGCCGCTCGACCGCCGAGACCTACGCGGCGATCCTGAACGCGGGCATCACGCCGGTGGTGCGCGAGTACGGCTCCCTCGGCTGCTCCGGCGACCTCGCACCCCTCGCGCACTGCGCGCTCGTCGCGATGGGCGAGGGCAAGGTGCGGGTCGCGGGCCCGTCGAGCGGCACGGGTGGCTCGACCGGCTCGGGTGGCTCGGGTGGCTCGGGTGCCTCGACCGGCTCGATCACGGATGCCGCGGGCGCCCTCGCCGCCGCCGGCATCACGCCGCTCCGCCTCGCCGAGAAGGAGGGCCTCGCCCTCATCAACGGCACCGACGGCATGCTCGGCATGCTCGCCCTCGCGATCGACGACCTCCGGATGCTCCTGACCACCGCCGACATCGCCGCCGCCATGAGCGTCGAGGGGCTCATGGGCACCGACGCCGTCTTCGCCGAGGATCTGCACCGACTGCGTCCGCACGCCGGACAGGCGGCCTCGGCCGCGAACCTGCGGCGCCTGCTGTCCGGCTCCCCCATCGTCGCGAGCCACCAGGGCCCCGAGTGCACCCGGGTGCAGGATGCCTACTCGCTCCGCTGCGCCCCGCAGGTGCACGGCGCCGCCCGCGACACGCTCGCGCACGCGGCATCCGTCGCCGATGCCGAGCTCGCGAGCGCGATCGACAATCCCGTGCTGACGCTCGACGGCCGGGTCGAGTCGAACGGCAACTTCCACGGGGCACCCGTCGGGTACGTGCTCGACTTCCTGGCGATCGCGGTCGCGGATGTCGCGTCGATGAGCGAGCGGCGCACCGACCGGTTCCTCGACCGAGCGCGCAACCAGGGTCTGCCGCCGTTCCTCGCCCACGAGGTCGGGGTCGATTCGGGCCTGATGATCGCGCAGTACACCGCGGCGGGCATCGTGAGCGAGCTGAAGCGGCTGGCCGCACCCGCGTCGGTCGACTCGATCCCGTCGTCGGCGATGCAGGAGGACCACGTGTCGATGGGCTGGGCCGCAGGCCGCAAGCTGCGTCGCGCGATCGACGGACTCGCCCGCGTGCTCGCGATCGAGGTCATGACCGCCGCGCGCGGGCTCGCGCTTCGCGCACCGCTCGCACCGGGCGCGGCGACGGGCGCGGTCGTGTCGCTCGTCGCGGAGGCCGGCGCCGTGCCGGGGCCCGACCGCTTCCTCTCGCCCGAGATCGAGGCGATCTCGGCGCTTGTGGCATCGGGCGACGTGGCCGCACGTGCGAGCGCGGTCACGGGCGCACTCGCCTGAGCGGGTGACACCCGGGGCTGAGTCTCAGCTCAGCCGAACCGCCCATTGACGTAATCGAAGGTGCGCGGGTCGATCGGGTCGGCGAACATCGCCTCCGTGTCGCCGTGCTCGACGATCGCACCGGGCGTGCCGTGCGAGGCGAGGAAGAACGCGCACTGCTGCGAGACACGCTGCGCCTGCTGCATGTTGTGCGTGACGATCACGATCGTGACGTCGTGCACGAGCTCGAGCATCGTCTCCTCGATCACCCGCGTCGACGTGGGGTCGAGCGCCGAGCACGGTTCGTCCATGAGCAGCACGCGCGGTTTCACCGCGAGGGAGCGGGCGATGCAGAGGCGCTGCTGCTGGCCGCCCGAGAGTCCGCCGCCGGGCGCGCGCAGGCGGTCCTTGAGCTCCCGCCAGAGACCCGCCTTGGTGAGGCAGGTCTCGACGAGGTGGTCCTTCTCGTCGCGCGAGGCTCGGATGCCCGTCAGGGTGAGCCCGGCGAGCACGTTGTCGTAGATCGACATCGCCGGGAACGGGTTGGGCTTCTGGAAGACCATGCCGATGTGCTTGCGAGCGTCGACGAGGCGCCGGCCCGTGTCGTAGATGTCGTCGCCGTCGAGCAGGACCTCGCCGGCGAGACTCGCCGAGGGCACGAGCTCGTGCATGCGGTTGAGGATGCGCAGGAAGGTGGACTTGCCGCATCCCGACGGCCCGATGAGCGAGGTGACCACACCGGCGGGCATCGTGAGCGAGACGCGGTCGAGCACCTGGTGATCGCCGAACCAGGCGGAGATGTCGCGCGCGTCGAGGGTTGCGAGGGGCGCGGGGGGCTCGTCGGCCGGCGCCGGCGCGGTGGCGGTCGCGTTCCGCATCCCGGGCAGGCGCAGCGAAGGCAGCAGGCTGCCCCGGCCTCGCGCCCGGCTCTCGGGCAGCACCTCGACGATGGTGGTGGTGTTTTCGGACATGGTTCCGGCTTTCGAATCGGGCGGGATCAGAGGAGGTTCGGGAGCAGGCGGGCCACCTGATCGGCGACGAAGAGACCGGCGAGGAGGACGACCGGGACGAATACGATCCAGGTCTTCTGCGCGCCGATCCGGCGGAATGCCCAGACTGCCGCGACTTCGACGACGATGAGGAGCTGCAGTGCGAACACCAAGGCCCAGACCGTCGTGGTGTCGGTTGCGAGGGCGGTGTCCTCCCTCGGCAGCGTCAGGCTCGAGGTCTGCCGGGCCCCTGCCGGTTGCACCTCCGAGGTGAGCTTCGCGTCGACGTAGGCGATGCCGCCCGGCACGAACGCGGCGCCGCGCGCGGTCTGCAGGATCAGCCGGCTCTCGCCGCGCTTGGGCGCAGGCGGCGTCGGATCGCCGGCGTACCGGAGCCCGAT
Proteins encoded in this window:
- a CDS encoding IclR family transcriptional regulator, which gives rise to MSESSKQRDEARAVDRGVSKVPAADQTLAILAHLAAQRGPVPAVTIAHALGLPRSTVYHLLAVMQERGFVVHLPEERRYGLGIAAFELSSGFSRQQPLARLGRPLVAALVDRLGESGHLAVLHGRDVLYLVEERAPRRPSLVTDVGVRLPAHLTATGQAMLAALPPAQLRALYPDRSAFASRRPQGEADAAGGGAAEAADWSYGRLKRELAEVRARGWADEDGEVTPGLASAGAAVVDHLGWPAAAIAVTFPDGARPELREQAVAGVREAAATLSRRIRGIR
- the hutH gene encoding histidine ammonia-lyase, which translates into the protein MSIAPDSVPARAAASVTVGTGPLGIDEVVAVARGRATVVLDPAALDGVAASRAVIEGLAADPEPHYGISTGFGALATTFIAEDRRAQLQASLVRSHAAGSGAEVETEVVRALMLLRLSTLMTGRTGVRRSTAETYAAILNAGITPVVREYGSLGCSGDLAPLAHCALVAMGEGKVRVAGPSSGTGGSTGSGGSGGSGASTGSITDAAGALAAAGITPLRLAEKEGLALINGTDGMLGMLALAIDDLRMLLTTADIAAAMSVEGLMGTDAVFAEDLHRLRPHAGQAASAANLRRLLSGSPIVASHQGPECTRVQDAYSLRCAPQVHGAARDTLAHAASVADAELASAIDNPVLTLDGRVESNGNFHGAPVGYVLDFLAIAVADVASMSERRTDRFLDRARNQGLPPFLAHEVGVDSGLMIAQYTAAGIVSELKRLAAPASVDSIPSSAMQEDHVSMGWAAGRKLRRAIDGLARVLAIEVMTAARGLALRAPLAPGAATGAVVSLVAEAGAVPGPDRFLSPEIEAISALVASGDVAARASAVTGALA
- a CDS encoding phosphate ABC transporter ATP-binding protein; protein product: MSENTTTIVEVLPESRARGRGSLLPSLRLPGMRNATATAPAPADEPPAPLATLDARDISAWFGDHQVLDRVSLTMPAGVVTSLIGPSGCGKSTFLRILNRMHELVPSASLAGEVLLDGDDIYDTGRRLVDARKHIGMVFQKPNPFPAMSIYDNVLAGLTLTGIRASRDEKDHLVETCLTKAGLWRELKDRLRAPGGGLSGGQQQRLCIARSLAVKPRVLLMDEPCSALDPTSTRVIEETMLELVHDVTIVIVTHNMQQAQRVSQQCAFFLASHGTPGAIVEHGDTEAMFADPIDPRTFDYVNGRFG